From Plasmodium relictum strain SGS1 genome assembly, chromosome: 8, the proteins below share one genomic window:
- a CDS encoding N-acetyltransferase, putative, translated as MLSIRKCNVYDLLSMQECNSVNLPENYNLRYYFYHALSWPYLSHIAEDSKGKVCGYSLGKLEEDNEKKGHLTSVAVLRNYRKLKLAYYLISQTHQHLKDIYLADNICLHVRVSNNAALNLYYNLLNYKVKGIEPMYYGDKENAYLMEHTFAR; from the coding sequence atgttatcaATAAGAAAATGTAATGTTTATGATTTGTTATCAATGCAAGAATGCAATAGTGTAAATTTAccagaaaattataatttaagatattatttttatcatgcTTTATCATGGCCTTATTTAAGTCACATAGCTGAAGATAGTAAAGGAAAGGTTTGTGGATATTCATTAGGAAAGCTAGAAgaagataatgaaaaaaaagggCATTTAACTTCTGTTGCTGTCTTAAGAAATTATAGAAAACTAAAACTAGCCTATTATTTAATATCCCAAACACATCAACatttaaaagatatttattTGGCCGATAATATATGTTTACATGTTAGAGTAAGTAATAATGCAgcattaaatttatattataatttattaaattataaagttAAAGGAATAGAGCCAATGTACTATGGGGACAAAGAAAACGCATACTTAATGGAGCATACTTTTGctagataa